GCAGAGCGAAAAGGCGATCGAACTCTTCCGCGCAACGCGTTGCGGCGGTTCGCAGCGGAATCTCTGGATTGAGGCGCACCCACGCCGTGGCCAGCGCGGCGGGCACGGGGACTCGATCCAAGGAACATTGCCCCAGGGCCAAGCGGATGTAGAAAGGCAGTTCGTAAGTTCGTTCGAACGCTGGAAGAGGCGCGTTGTAAAGCTGGTCGCCTGCTTCGGTCAGAGCCATCCAGTCGAGCAGGCTGTTGACATGACCGTGGACGTTCGGAAGCACGGCAGCATAAGCAGACGACAAGCGGCGGAGCATCGCCTTGATAGCGGGCCAGTCTTGCTTGGAATCCGGATCGTTCACCGAATCCAGCAAGATGCGACGCTCCAATCCAAACAGGAACAGTCGGACGTATTGGATAGCGCAGCCGGAATCGGTGCGGTCCGAAGCAAGCCACTTCAGGTAGGCGTGCCGTTCCGCCGGTTCAAAATCCGCGTAACCACCCCAGTAGCGCGTCGTGGACCGGTAGTCCCCGTATCGACCGACACCAAGAACGCCGTTGACCAAGCTTGGCTCTTGCTCGCGCGTGCCAGGGGTGGCCAGCCGCGGGCCCGTGTAAAACAGGCCGCCCCGGATGACGATGCCCGCGATCTCGATCTCATCGTGAGGGCCAAGCCAGCGGGTTCTGTCCCAGCCCTCGGGGGGACGGGGCACCGCGTATTGCTTGGCCGGCGTTCCGGAAACCATGGCCACCTGCCGGAGCTCATCGGGCAGGGAGGGGGGCGAAGACCGCGATGGAAGTGGGGGTGGCGGTGTCATCGTGGTTGCGTCGTTGACTCCGCCGGGAGCGTTAGGAGGCGGAGTGCACTCCGTCGCGATTGGTTCCGCACTTGGACGCGCTGGCTCATCTTTCATGGTGGACAAGACTTCACCGTAAGTCTCGCCCGCGCTTGTAGTGGGCTGTAATAGAGGTTCGGCCTGCTCGTCTGCCTGATATTGGGCAAGGCGCTGGGTTACCGCGCGCTTCGCAGCCTCCAAGTTTCCCGGGCGCGCGCGCTCCAGATCGGGTGGATGGGGAGATGGGGTGGCGGCAGTTCTAGAGGCCACAGCGGTCAATGCCCGCGCGGCCGCTTCGATGGCATTGCGCATGCTCACCGCGGCTTTAGCCTCCTCCAGATTGCCAAGACAAGCCAGCGACGGGGTTTCGGGTGATGCCTCGCTCAATTCCTGCACCAACGGTTGTGCCGGGTGGTCCTCGGAAATAATGGGTTGAGCAGCTTCTGACCCGACAGTGCTCGCAGATATCGAAGGCGGAGCCGATTCAGTGCTCGCCGCTCTCGTCGCCTGGACGGCTTCCGCACGGGGCGTATTTCGCGCTGACTGCCTTGAGGAACGAGCAGATGCCTCCATCAACTCCGCCAAGGTTGGCTCCGGAGGGGGAGCCGGTTTGACGGGAACGGAGGGCCTAATCGGACGCATCGCCTGCCACTTGGCCCAAAGCCACACGGCCGTGGCCACTGCGAGGACGATCCCCAAGCCAATCCAGACTTCTTTTGGTACCAGCGCTATGACGACCAGGCCTGCGACAATCCAGCCGCCCGCGCTCTGCCTTTTTCTCGCCATGTGGCCCCCTGCCTTTGGCGCTTCCTTGGAGGCATTGTAGCTCGCCTGCCTTGAGTGAGACGCGCTGCGTGAGGGGGCAGGGCATCGATATAAATCGAGCTCTGCCCATTCAGTATTTTGCGACCGGATCGCTGGCGCGCGGGGCCTAGGCGTTGACGAAGGTCGGCTTCCAAGTGGGCATAATCATTGGGGCGATGAAACCTGTGGCTCGTACGCCGAGAAATTGTGCCGCTGCAAAGCTGCGCAACCGGACTGGATCCTGCCGGAGGGATACTATCTCTCAACGCGTTGGCTGCCTAAATCTGTCATGGGCGGCTCTCTAATCGAAGTTAATCGATAACTTAGCCCGGTCGAGTAGGTAAGGTATAGTGGCTACGATCTAGCAATGTCTGCAGAGCTCCACAAAGAGCCGTTAACGTCATATCGCGTGTGTCGACCAACCCGGCTTCCGGCCAGCAGTGTGCATTCTTCCTTGGGCAGACCGAAGTTCCACCAGCTCTTGCACGGCCAATGGAACTAACCATTTTGCCTAATCCTCCGTCGCCCACGTCCCCCCGCTACCCGCCAGCGCATCCGCACCCCCACCCAGCACCTTGTACAACGTCACCCGGTTGGTCGCCTCGGCCAGGCGCAGGGTCACCAGGTCCTGCTGGGCGGCATCGTCGGTACGCTGCGCGTCCAGCAGTTCCAGCCGGCTGTCGATGCCATTGCGATAGCGCACTTCGGCCAGGTCGCGGGCGCGGGTGGTTGCCGCCACACGCGCCTGCTGCGCATCGCGCTGCTCATCCACGGTGGCACGCGTGGCCAGTGCATCAGCCACTTCACTGAAGGCGCTCTGGATGGCCTTCTCGTACTGCGCCACGCTTACGTCCTTGCTGATCTTGGCCTGGTCCAGCGAGGCCTTCAGTGCGCCGGCGTGGAAGATCGGCAGCGAGATCGTCGGCGCGAAGCTCCATTGCTTCGTCCCGCTGTCGAACAGGCTGGACAGCGCGTCGCTGCCGTTGCCGGTCGAGGCGGTCAGCGAAATGGTGGGGAAGAACGCGGCGCGTGCGGCGCCGATATCGGCGTTGGCCGCCTTCAGGGTGTGCTCTGCGTAGAGCACGTCCGGGCGCTGCAGCAGTACCGCCGAGGACACTTCGGCTGGCAGCGGCGCCAGCGCCACTGCATCGGTCGTTCCCGTCGTGGCCGCCGGCAGCTGCGCATCGCTGACCGCCGCGCCCACCACCAGTTCCAGCGCGTTGCGCGCCTGCGCCAGCGAGGTGGTGTAGGCGGCGACGTCGGCGCGGGCGCTTTCCACGCTGGCCTGCAACGAGGCCAGGTCCACGCCGGACATCACGCCTTGTTCGTGGCGGCGCTTGGTCAGCGCCAGGCTTTCGCGCTGGCTGGCCAGGGCCTGCTCGGCCAGCTTCAGCCGCTGCTGGTAAGCGCCGACGGTCAGCCAGTCGCCGGCCACTTCGGCCACCAGGCTCATGCGCGTGCTGCGCTGGGTCTGTTCGGTGGCCAGCCAGGTCTGCAGGGCTTCGTCCTTCAGGCTGCGGATGCGCCCGAACAGGTCCAGTTCCCAGCTGCTGAAGCCGACCTGCGCGGTGGCGCTGCGGCTGACCTGGCTGCCTTCGCCCGTCGTGTTGCTGCGTGCGGCGGTATGGCTGGCCGTGGCATCCACGCTGGGCAGCAGATCCGCGCGCTGGATGCGGTACTTGGCGCGCGCGGCTTCGATGTTGAGCATGGCCACGCGCAGGTCGCGGTTGTTGTCGAGCGCCAGTGCGATGACCTGCTGCAGCTGCGGGTCGACGAACACCGAGCGCCATTCCAGTCGTGCCACTGGCACCGGTTCATCGGCCACGGCCACGCTGGGCGTGCTGCCGAAGCTGGCCCGCACCGGCGCGTCGGGACGCTGGTAAGCAGGGGCCATGCTGGCGCAGCCGCTCATTGCCGCCGCGCAGGCCAGTGCCAGCAGGGTGGTGTGGATTATCGAACGGCTCATGCCTTCACCTCTGCATCAATGTCATCGTGGGCATCGTCTTCGGCCGGGCGCGGCTTCGACGGGAACAGGGTGCGCACCACCACGTAGAACAGCGGCACGAAGAAGATGCCCAGCGCGGTGGAGGCCAGGGTGCCGCCGAACACGCCGGTGCCCAGCGAATGGCGGCCGCCGGAGCCGGCGCCGCTGCTGATCACCAGCGGCAGCACGCCCAGCATGAAGGCCAGCGAGGTCATCAGGATCGGCCGCAGGCGCAGCCGTGCCGCCTGCAGCGTGGCCTGCACCAGGCCCATGCCCTTGTCTTCCAGCTCCTTGGCAAATTCGACGATGAGGATGCCGTTCTTCGCGGCCAGGCCCACCGTGGCCAGCAGGCCCACCTGGAAGTACACATCGTTGGACAGGCCGCGCACGCTGGTGAACAGCAGGGCGCCGACGATGCCGATCGGCACGGCCAGCATCACCGAGAACGGAATCGACCAGCTCTCATACAGCGCCGCCAGGCACAGGAACACGAACAGCAGCGAGACCGCGTACAGCAGCGGCGCCTGCGCACCGGCCTGGCGCTCCTGGTAGGACAGGCCCGACCATGCCGCACCGAACTGGCCGTCGAGCTGGCCGACCAGGGTTTCCATCTCGGCCATCGCCGTGCCGGAGCTCACGCCATCGGCGGCCTGGCCGCTGATCTCCATCGACGCGGTGCCGTTGAAGCGGGTCAGCGAGGAGGGTGCATAGCTCCAACCGCTGCTGGAGAACGCACCGAACGGCACCATCTGGTTGTTGCTGTTGCGCACCGACCAGCGTTCGACGTCCTGCGGCAGCATGCGCGCGCTGGCCTCGCCCTGCACGTAGACCTTCTTGATGCGGCCGCGGTTGACGAAGTCGTTGACGTAGGTGCTGCCCAGCGCAGTGGACAGGGTGGAATTGATATCGCTCTGCGCCAGGTCCAGCGCACCGGCCTTGGCATCGTCGATCTTGACGTCGAACGTCGGCGCATCTTCCAGGTTGTCATAGCGTACCGACTGCACGATATCGCTGCTGGCAGCCAGCGCCAGCAGCTGTTCACGTGCCTTCACCAGCGCATCGTGGCCGGCACCGCCGACATCCTGCAGTTCCAGCGAGAAACCCGCACTCTGGCCCAGGCCGGGAATGCCCGACGGTGCCATGGCGAAGATCTGTGCATCGCGGAAGCGCTGGGCCATGGCCATGGTGATGCGCTGGCCGATGCTGTTGGCGTCGGCATCGCGCTCATCCCAGTCCTTCAGCTTGACGAAGCCCATGCCCGAGTTCTGTCCGCTGCCACCCATGCTGAAGCCGGCCACGGCCATCACCGTGTCCACTTCCGGCTGCTGGCGCACGTACTCGGACATCTGCTGGATCACCTTCAGCGTCTGCTGCTGGGTGGCGCCGGAGGGCAGCTTCACCTGCACCATCAACATGCCCTGGTCTTCCTCGGGCAGGAACGAGCTGGGCAGGGTGTAGAACAGCGCGCCCATCAAGGCCAGCACCAGCACATAGGCGGCGATGCCCAGGCGGCGATGCTTCAGCACGCGGCCCACGCCCTGTTCGTAGCGTTCGGCGTTGCGGTCGAAGAAGCGGTTGAAGTGGGCGAAGAAGCGCGCCAGCAGGCCCGGTGCCGAGGTGTGGCCGCCCTTGCTGATCGGCAGCAGGAGGGTCGCGCACAGCGCCGGGGTCAGGGTCATCGCCACCAGCACCGACAGGATCATCGCCGAGGCGATGGTGACCGAGAACTGGCGGTAGATGGCGCCGGTGGAGCCGCCGAAGAAGGCCATCGGCAGGAACACCGCGGTCAGCACCAGGGCGATGCCCACCAGCGCGCCGGTGATCTGTCCCATCGACTTGCGGGTGGCCGCGCGTGGCGACAGCCCTTCCTCGCTCATCAGGCGCTCGACGTTCTCCACCACCACGATGGCGTCGTCCACCAGCAGGCCGATGGCCAGCACCATCGCGAACATCGACAGCGTGTTGATCGAGTAACCCAGCAGCGACAGCACGCCGAAGGTGCCCATCAGCACCACCGGCACCGCGATGGCCGGGATCAGGGTGACGCGCCAGTTCTGCAGGAACAGGTACATGATCGCCACCACCAGCACGATGGCCTCGATCAGGGTCTTGACCACTTCCTCGATGGAGATCTGCACGAACGGCGTGGTGCTGTAGGCCACGTGGTAGCTCAGCCCGGTGGGGAAGTAGGGCTGCAGTTCGGTCAGCTTGGCATCCACTGCCTTGGACACGTCCAGCGCGTTGGCGCCGGAGGCCAGCTCGATGCCGAGGCCGGCGGCGGCCTTGCCGTTGAACTGGCTGACCGCGGAATAGCTTTCGCTGCCCAGGGTGACGGTGGCCACGTCGGACAGGCGCACGTCGGCGCCGTTGGCGCTGGACTTCACCACGATGGTCTGGAACTGCTCGACCGTCTTCAAGCGCGAGCGCGCGGTGACCGTGGCGCTCAGCGACTGTCCTTCGACAGCGGGCAACGCGCCCAGCGAGCCGGCGGTGACATCGCTGTTCTGTGCCTGGATGGCGGCGGTCACGTCGGAGGGCATCAGCGAATAAGTGCGCAGCTTCTCCGGGTCCAGCCAGATGCGCATGGCGTACTCGGAGCCCATCACCTGCACGTTGCCGACGCCGCTGACCCGGCTCAGCGGATCCTGCAGCGAGGAAACCATGTAATCGGCGATGTCCGTACCATCCATGCTGCCGTCATCGGAGGTGAAGGCCAGCACCATGAACAGGTTGCCCGAGGACTTGCTGACCGTCACGCCGGTGCTCTGCACGGCATCTGGCAGCAGCGTTTGGGCCTGCTGCAGCTTGTTCTGCACCTGCACCTGGGCGGTGTCCGGGTCGGTGCCCGAGGCGAAGGTGAGGGTGACGTTGGCGCTGCCCGACGAGCTGCTGCTGGAGGACATGTACATCAGGTTGTCGAGCCCGGTCATGTTCTGCTCGATGACCTGGGTGACCGAATTTTCGGTGGTCTCGGCCGAGGCACCGGTGTAGGTGGCGCGGATGGAGACGCTGGGCGGTGCGATGTCCGGGTACTGCTCCACCGGCAGCGTGTACACGGCCAGCATGCCGGCCAGGGTGATCACGATGGCGATGACCCAGGCGAAGATGGGGCGGTCGATGAAGAAGCGTGACATGGGCTCAGTCCTTCGCCGCGGCGGTGGCGGCGTTGCCGGCGGTGACCGACGCAGCCGCGGCGACCTTCACCGTCTGGCCGGCACCGACCTTGCTGCCGCCTTCGGTGATCAGCTGCTCGCCGGCCTTCAGGCCGCTGCTGACCACCCACTGGTCGCCCTGCGCAGCGCTGGTCTGGATGACCCGCTCGACCACCTTGCCGTCGGCGCCGACCAGCTTCACCTGCGCCTCGCCCTTGGTGTTGCGGGTCACGGCGGTCTGCGGCACCAGGATCGCGTTCGGGTCCACCGCCATCGGCAGCACGGCGCGCACGTAGGTGCCCGGCAGCAGCAGGCCCTCGGGGTTGGGCACGGTGGCACGCAGGGTGACGTTGCCGGTGCCGGTATCGACGGCGGTGCCGATCACTTCCAGGGTGCCGGTATGGGCATAGGTGCTGCCGTCCTCCAGCACGATGCGCACCTGCGCCTTGCCATCCACGGCCTGCAGCGCGCCGCTGTCCAGCTGCCTGCGCAGGGCCAGCAGCTGCGCGCTGGTCTGGCTGACATCGACATGGATCGGGTCCAGCTGCTGGATGGTGGCCAGCGCGGTGTCCTGGCCGGCGCTGACCAGCGCGCCCGGCGTGTAGGTGGAGGTGCCGATGCGGCCGGAGATCGGCGCGGTCACCCGGGTGTAGTCGAGGTTGATCTTCGCGGTCTGCAGCGCGGCGCGTGCGGCCACCACGGCCGCTTCGTTGGCCCGCAGGGTGGCCTGCGCATCGTCGGCATCCTGCCGGCTCACGGCATCGGCATCGACGAGATTTCGGTAGCGCTCGGCCTTGGGGCGCGAGGACAGCACGGCGGCTTCAGCCTGCGCCAGCGAGCCCTTGGCGCTGTCATAGGCGGCCTGGTAGCTGCGCGGATCGATCTGGTACAGCAGCTGCCCGGCGTCGACCAGCGCTCCCTCGGTGAAGGCGCGCGAGCGGATGATGCCGCCCACCTGCGGTCGCACGTCGGACACCATGGCCGCGACGGTGCGCCCGGCCAGCGACTGTTCCACCGCCAGCGAGCGGGTGACCACCGGCGTGGCCACCACTTCGGCGGTGTGCTGCTGCGGTGCCTGTGCGGGCGAGCAGGCGGCCAGCGCCAGGGCCAGGGCCGAGGCCGGCATCAAGCGCCAGGGCAGGTGGAACGGACTGCGACGAGTGAACACTGGCATCGGGCTACCCCATGGGCGTTTCTGAGGCTTGCCATGTTCGGTACGAAATTCGCAGCAATTTAGGAGATCGCCTGAACGGAGCGCTTTTCCCTTGCAATGGGCCGGGCCGATGCGGCTAAGTAGTGCCCACCGAAGCCGATGCCCCTGCGCCGATGAAACTGGGTACGCCCGCCAAACTGTTCCTGCTCGTGCTCACCGCGTGCGCCATGGTGCTGGCGGTGAACGGCGTGGTCGGCCGCT
This genomic stretch from Stenotrophomonas sp. SAU14A_NAIMI4_5 harbors:
- a CDS encoding TerB N-terminal domain-containing protein; the encoded protein is MARKRQSAGGWIVAGLVVIALVPKEVWIGLGIVLAVATAVWLWAKWQAMRPIRPSVPVKPAPPPEPTLAELMEASARSSRQSARNTPRAEAVQATRAASTESAPPSISASTVGSEAAQPIISEDHPAQPLVQELSEASPETPSLACLGNLEEAKAAVSMRNAIEAAARALTAVASRTAATPSPHPPDLERARPGNLEAAKRAVTQRLAQYQADEQAEPLLQPTTSAGETYGEVLSTMKDEPARPSAEPIATECTPPPNAPGGVNDATTMTPPPPLPSRSSPPSLPDELRQVAMVSGTPAKQYAVPRPPEGWDRTRWLGPHDEIEIAGIVIRGGLFYTGPRLATPGTREQEPSLVNGVLGVGRYGDYRSTTRYWGGYADFEPAERHAYLKWLASDRTDSGCAIQYVRLFLFGLERRILLDSVNDPDSKQDWPAIKAMLRRLSSAYAAVLPNVHGHVNSLLDWMALTEAGDQLYNAPLPAFERTYELPFYIRLALGQCSLDRVPVPAALATAWVRLNPEIPLRTAATRCAEEFDRLFALRYQETFGPGMVLPKNRTKLKFTRRPFNPALDRTDAGTKTFGDIPDVTALRAPVKALQELVSQCTEDLGTFSRLVGKNPEARQSIEGTLLLPSEIWPLATRTALAEVASDVQTANLSIKLTDLLGRLGAVGTALGKDKIRELARALEQSKVGMEPNVLDGARVPGENDPIVLFPLLPDQTHRTDAQAYQTAQLTLQLGSTVAQSDGAFSVHELEHLSREIENWTHLSEGDRRRLRAHLDLLAMAPLALPALRKKLDPLSEHIKDAIAGSMATLAQVDGMVSPEEVRFLERVYKALGVDPARVFSDVHAPRPSKAPSSLPKAASGAFQLDPDRIAALQRDTAQVSALLANIFTDEEAPPPDLAPAEAVSAEVESAGQLLGLNQAHSALLRLMLSRPVWTRAELEDGAADMELMLDGALEQINDASFDAYDIPFSDGDDPLEINPEFIEKIEQ
- a CDS encoding efflux RND transporter permease subunit, encoding MSRFFIDRPIFAWVIAIVITLAGMLAVYTLPVEQYPDIAPPSVSIRATYTGASAETTENSVTQVIEQNMTGLDNLMYMSSSSSSSGSANVTLTFASGTDPDTAQVQVQNKLQQAQTLLPDAVQSTGVTVSKSSGNLFMVLAFTSDDGSMDGTDIADYMVSSLQDPLSRVSGVGNVQVMGSEYAMRIWLDPEKLRTYSLMPSDVTAAIQAQNSDVTAGSLGALPAVEGQSLSATVTARSRLKTVEQFQTIVVKSSANGADVRLSDVATVTLGSESYSAVSQFNGKAAAGLGIELASGANALDVSKAVDAKLTELQPYFPTGLSYHVAYSTTPFVQISIEEVVKTLIEAIVLVVAIMYLFLQNWRVTLIPAIAVPVVLMGTFGVLSLLGYSINTLSMFAMVLAIGLLVDDAIVVVENVERLMSEEGLSPRAATRKSMGQITGALVGIALVLTAVFLPMAFFGGSTGAIYRQFSVTIASAMILSVLVAMTLTPALCATLLLPISKGGHTSAPGLLARFFAHFNRFFDRNAERYEQGVGRVLKHRRLGIAAYVLVLALMGALFYTLPSSFLPEEDQGMLMVQVKLPSGATQQQTLKVIQQMSEYVRQQPEVDTVMAVAGFSMGGSGQNSGMGFVKLKDWDERDADANSIGQRITMAMAQRFRDAQIFAMAPSGIPGLGQSAGFSLELQDVGGAGHDALVKAREQLLALAASSDIVQSVRYDNLEDAPTFDVKIDDAKAGALDLAQSDINSTLSTALGSTYVNDFVNRGRIKKVYVQGEASARMLPQDVERWSVRNSNNQMVPFGAFSSSGWSYAPSSLTRFNGTASMEISGQAADGVSSGTAMAEMETLVGQLDGQFGAAWSGLSYQERQAGAQAPLLYAVSLLFVFLCLAALYESWSIPFSVMLAVPIGIVGALLFTSVRGLSNDVYFQVGLLATVGLAAKNGILIVEFAKELEDKGMGLVQATLQAARLRLRPILMTSLAFMLGVLPLVISSGAGSGGRHSLGTGVFGGTLASTALGIFFVPLFYVVVRTLFPSKPRPAEDDAHDDIDAEVKA
- a CDS encoding efflux transporter outer membrane subunit; its protein translation is MSRSIIHTTLLALACAAAMSGCASMAPAYQRPDAPVRASFGSTPSVAVADEPVPVARLEWRSVFVDPQLQQVIALALDNNRDLRVAMLNIEAARAKYRIQRADLLPSVDATASHTAARSNTTGEGSQVSRSATAQVGFSSWELDLFGRIRSLKDEALQTWLATEQTQRSTRMSLVAEVAGDWLTVGAYQQRLKLAEQALASQRESLALTKRRHEQGVMSGVDLASLQASVESARADVAAYTTSLAQARNALELVVGAAVSDAQLPAATTGTTDAVALAPLPAEVSSAVLLQRPDVLYAEHTLKAANADIGAARAAFFPTISLTASTGNGSDALSSLFDSGTKQWSFAPTISLPIFHAGALKASLDQAKISKDVSVAQYEKAIQSAFSEVADALATRATVDEQRDAQQARVAATTRARDLAEVRYRNGIDSRLELLDAQRTDDAAQQDLVTLRLAEATNRVTLYKVLGGGADALAGSGGTWATED
- a CDS encoding efflux RND transporter periplasmic adaptor subunit, producing MPVFTRRSPFHLPWRLMPASALALALAACSPAQAPQQHTAEVVATPVVTRSLAVEQSLAGRTVAAMVSDVRPQVGGIIRSRAFTEGALVDAGQLLYQIDPRSYQAAYDSAKGSLAQAEAAVLSSRPKAERYRNLVDADAVSRQDADDAQATLRANEAAVVAARAALQTAKINLDYTRVTAPISGRIGTSTYTPGALVSAGQDTALATIQQLDPIHVDVSQTSAQLLALRRQLDSGALQAVDGKAQVRIVLEDGSTYAHTGTLEVIGTAVDTGTGNVTLRATVPNPEGLLLPGTYVRAVLPMAVDPNAILVPQTAVTRNTKGEAQVKLVGADGKVVERVIQTSAAQGDQWVVSSGLKAGEQLITEGGSKVGAGQTVKVAAAASVTAGNAATAAAKD